In Calliopsis andreniformis isolate RMS-2024a chromosome 9, iyCalAndr_principal, whole genome shotgun sequence, the genomic window CATTCCTGGCGCGCCGGGAGCCCTGACCCTGGGCTGCTCGACCGGAAGTACGCGGCGCCTCTTCTTCGGTAGCTTTGCTCGCGCCTGCGTGTGACTGTAATACATCGCAAAGTTGCTGACGATCACGGGCACCGGCAGGGCGATCGTGAGGACACCGGCTAGAGCGCAGAGCGCGCCGACGAACATTCCGACGTAGGTCTTCGGCACCATGTCCCCGTAACCGACGGTGGTCATCGTGACCAGGGCCCACCACAGGCCCAGCGGTATGCTCTTGAAGTCGTTCTTCGGGTTGTACTGGGTCCGTTCCGCGTAGTAGACCAGACTGGCGAAGATCACGATGCCGAGGACCAGGAAGAAGACGAGGAGGGTGAGCTCCTTCGCGGAGGCGCGGAACGTCTGGATGAGGATCTTGAGGCCGGAGGAGTGGCGTGTCAGCTTGAACAGTCTCATGATCCGTATTATGCTCAAGAACTCGAGGATGTCGGCGTTCTCCAGGTGGGAGGCGAAACGCTGGAGGGCCAGGTCGAGGTAGAAGCTCAGGGTCGCGACCATGTCGATCAGGTTCACCGAGCTCTTGATGAAGACGCAACGGTTCGGGCTCGCGGTGATCCGTATTAGGAACTCGAGGGTAAACCAGGCGTTGCACATGCACTCGATGTAGAAAAAGAAGTCGTGGGCGTTCGTGTGCGTTTTGTCCACCGCCCATGAGGTTATGTTGCCTATGTTCACCGTCCGGTTCACGATCACCGGCACTCGCATGTCCGGATGCGTCTTCAGGCAGAACGACACGATCGAGATGCAGATGAAGAGGACTGAGACTATACTGATCACCTGCCAAATAATTAGGAATGTTCCATTATTCGCGTACGATTCACATTTTTGGACTAGTTTAAGGTCCGATGCCCtggagcgatattttgacgcacgatctcACTGCGATCATATGTCTGTCCTTCGTTACTTGTAATTGAGAAAATAAAGAAAGGCATATGATCGCAACgaaatcgtgcgtcaaaatatcgctcgtgtgcattcGTCGTAAAATCTAGAGAAATGAAGGTAAAAACAATTTACGTACGTACACCCTCGCTTAAAAATATTATAGCATTATTATTTTTCACGAACTTTTGCTTACAACTTTTGCAATACAAATTATCAAAGTAATAATAACAGAAAGTTAGAGCAAAACGCGTGACAAGTAAAAGCGCTTCAGTAGTAACGTCGAGTATGTGGTCAGACCTGTGCCAGTAGTTTATGTCAGGAATATGTCCGACCTAAAATTTCAAAGTGAAATGTTGTCTAGTCAGCTTGCTAACCAAGGGAAAGCACATTTAATTAAAAGAATGAATGTTCGTTAAAATTAACAATGGTTCACGTTTTCTCGACTACTCTCTAAACTCTTCTTTCTAGGTTTAGTCAGATCTCACATCTGAGCAGATTCACACCATTCATATTCCAGCTCTTAGATACCAGCACTTTGATGTCAGCCGCCTTAACGATGACATACTTGAGAACTTTGTCTCCCCGAAAATTTTTGTGGTGGCGACGTGGAGAGCCCTTCTGACATTTCTCGCTTCTAACATGACATACATGGAGTCAGTTTCTTTGTGGTCCAGTTACTATCGCCTCAATCAATTTACATCATTGAACTGATTTAAATATGGAATCTTtcaataatttataatattcaCACTTAAAGAAATTTAGAAATAGGGAAGATAGCTTTTTAACTAGGTCAGTACTTACTTGAGAACGTTCGGACCCCACGTGTATTTTAATTTCTAAGTATATTTAGGAATAATTAAAGATGAACAAATTCACTTTGCATATCTATTTCCTACTaatgttaatattttattttgggGACAAATGTCAGTCAGATGTAACACGTTCTCTTGATTGACAGTGTCCCTAATATTATCAGGACAGAAATATGTACTCCAACGAAGAATTTGTATAAAACACTTGGGGACAAAATCCACGAATAGCGCGACCGAAAAATCCAAATCGAGAACTCGATCTGAATCCGAAAAATTACTTATGGACGTCCTATTAACGTGTAACCACCGTTCTAAAGGTTCTCTTCGTTATGGTCGCCGTGATGAAGGAAGAAGTTGCAAGAAATCTAAAGAGGCTATAAAATCTCGCGGAAAGTAACGTTCGGTCATAAAATTGAAATTGTCAGAGCTATTGTCGACACTAGAATAACGAGGGCACTTTGCCAGGTTCCAGGGGAAATCCTGTTACCACGACCCTCCAGTATGGTTTGTTCCCTGTAACTATGTTAAAAGTTACGCGGCACTACGTGATCACTCTACCTTATCTTAACGATCTGATTTCCTCGAAAAACCCACTTTTGGTACATCCATTAAGAGTATAGTTCTTTCTGCATAGTAGGGGTTTAACCAGGAAGAAACTAAATGAAGGTCCTGGGGTCAGGGAATTACCCTCGTTTGGCTTGAGTTATGGTGAAGGTGGTAGTGAATCGATGGGATATGTTGGGCTACCTGGAGCCTTGATATCGccaatatacagggtgacccAGACAACTTTATCGCTTAAGATATTTTCTGTACCTTCAGTATTTTTAGTATACTAAGGGAACTTGTTAGATACTCTTCCATAGTTTTATTAAGAACAGTGTACGGTATAAGTATTTTCATTTTCTTGCTATATACATAATTTTGCTATATAGaataatttttgtaataaaatcTGGCTCATCTAGATTTGTAGagagttgaatttttttttaaagtcaTTGCAATATCTCACAAACTATATTCTCTAaatttgtattgaaaattggtggAAGGAAAAATATTTTAGGCAATAAAGTTAGGTAAGGCGCCTTGAATAAGAGGAGGAGGAATATGAGACGTAAAGTGGCTTCATAAGTGACAGCAATTTTGTAGATCCTCTATCAAACCTTTGAAAGAAAATGACGTAATTTGAGAAAATATCGTTAGGAAGCAGAAAAAAAGGAGGTAAATATCCACAAGTGATGTTTTAAGCCGAATTATGCATCTCGAGCAAGTGAAACTTGTTATCCTCGAAATGGAAAATTTCTCGGGGAATGAATAATGTATGGACGTTTTTTCCTCGAGAACAAAATAAACCCGCAAAACTGAAGAAGCATGAAGTAAAAGTAAATTTCAAAGTTTTGCAGGTAAACTTGATTTTTTAAGGCGAGTTGAAGCGAGTCAGGCGGAATACATATAAAGTTCCCTCAATTTATAGTTACCAGGAAAATTTTCAACCACCTCTGTACGGAATCTCAGTTTCACGCAACTCTGTAGAACGAAAGACCATTTACTTGAGACAACTTGTCCAATAAATTAACAAATCTCGTAATTACAGAAAATATCAAAGATCAAGGCGAATAAAACCTTCATTATTTTTCTAGCATCAGGAAAATGAAAGGTGCAAAATGTTGATTCTTTTCAagctaataatcgaaacaaaataatagaaacatGAGTGTCATTATTTCCACAATATGAACTTACATTATTAAATGTGATCTAAGCCTGAGTGAAAAGGTATTGCAATTACTCACTGTAAGCTCTAGAGTAATAGAACG contains:
- the LOC143182970 gene encoding potassium voltage-gated channel protein Shaw; translation: MSLLNMDSENRVVLNVGGIRHETYKATLKKIPATRLSRLTEALANYDPILNEYFFDRHPGVFAQVLNYYRTGKLHYPTDVCGPLFEEELDFWGLDSNQVEPCCWMTYTQHRDTQETLTVLDRLDLDTEKPTDEELARKFGFEEAYYEGTLTWWQKLKPQMWSLFDEPYSSLAAKVISIVSVLFICISIVSFCLKTHPDMRVPVIVNRTVNIGNITSWAVDKTHTNAHDFFFYIECMCNAWFTLEFLIRITASPNRCVFIKSSVNLIDMVATLSFYLDLALQRFASHLENADILEFLSIIRIMRLFKLTRHSSGLKILIQTFRASAKELTLLVFFLVLGIVIFASLVYYAERTQYNPKNDFKSIPLGLWWALVTMTTVGYGDMVPKTYVGMFVGALCALAGVLTIALPVPVIVSNFAMYYSHTQARAKLPKKRRRVLPVEQPRVRAPGAPGMAGGPGGPPGCVQQHMPSGGPTSGGGGLGAGLGQTTGGGCPTGQGPQNRRMNAIKTNHPKDVTFATKTEEDRRNSNLRTNGTKTAGGLG